A window of the Cheilinus undulatus linkage group 21, ASM1832078v1, whole genome shotgun sequence genome harbors these coding sequences:
- the LOC121503743 gene encoding uncharacterized protein LOC121503743, which yields MDAAEELVDKIHFLADLQKECAGEFILLAAELEQQRLGVNKTLVAGSVVSVVGSAALLTAAFCTGGTIVPLLAVTGKTASLLGLSINVGSEVVDAVTSEESKKEAKISEKLRRCEKEIQALMEELAMEAERLKVSREEYVTDRILRAMARRYGLKVDVNVSFLKLVANFVKSDLFLGTCFRLAGSFVYKLVLKFLPKTAPAGRKAISKVVKSSVASTASKQAMKAAGSKASGKALKYATRGALGILFSGSELIYNCATVSNCETESSKRFREMATELTTSSGNIKKELAALEKMCKELAEVRDSIGNSNRSSKEKQTLMEFALKHCKDNTVQKWLKENSESRAFFKLVDMFCFLHEEINKKRTKIDKENIDITFLAHGCIKESMIQASCLLPLPTIEDVILYSPWNCLLIADAAYAIATGRIEPQHRIFGCRKHKGCEIPDKDHQPTNLHNHWNSMKKAGAQKIPNIHVSPLTTDDGAWKRVVELQVQQGQPGRNRILVPYMLPGETGSSDTIPFYVVTLALSMVLHFSSLKATVHLAACLGRATTLSDQDYLDEQYCYTIDGTFMTSLLKMLNNNDLSGFFKALTHC from the exons atggatgctgctgaagaaCTTGTTGACAAGATCCACTTTTTAGCTGATCTGCAGAAAGAATGTGCTGGTGAATTTATTCTGCTAGCCGCTGAGCTTGAGCAGCAGAGACTGGGTGTTAATAAAACACTTGTGGCTGGAAGTGTTGTGTCTGTAGTTGGCTCTGCTGCACTGTTAACAGCAGCATTCTGCACAGGAGGCACAATAGTCCCTCTCCTGGCTGTCACAGGCAAAACTGCTTCATTACTGGGTTTGAGTATCAATGTGGGTTCAGAGGTTGTAGATGCTGTCACCTCAGAAGAGTCCAAGAAAGAGGCAAAGATTTCAGAGAAGCTCAGGAGATGTGAAAAAGAAATCCAGGCACTTATGGAGGAACTGGCAATGGAAGCTGAGCGCTTAAAAGTTTCTCGCGAAGAGTATGTAACAGATCGAATCCTAAGAGCCATGGCAAGGCGCTATGGGCTGAAGGTAGATGTGAATGTCAGCTTCCTGAAATTGGTAGCAAACTTTGTAAAATCAGACCTTTTTTTGGGTACATGTTTTCGTCTAGCAGGCTCATTTGTTTATAAGTTAGTTTTAAAATTCTTACCAAAAACGGCACCTGCAGGGAGAAAAGCAATCTCTAAGGTGGTGAAGTCTTCAGTGGCATCCACAGCATCGAAACAAGCCATGAAGGCAGCTGGATCAAAAGCTTCAGGAAAGGCACTCAAATAT GCCACACGTGGAGCTTTAGGAATTCTGTTCTCAGGCTCTGAGCTGATTTACAACTGTGCTACTGTAAGCAACTGTGAGACAGAGAGCAGTAAGAGGTTCAGGGAGATGGCTACAGAGCTGACGACATCCTCTGGAAACATTAAGAAAGAACTTGCTGCACTTGA aaaaatgtgcaagGAGCTGGCAGAAGTGAGGGACTCCATCGGAAACAGCAACAGGAGCTCCAAGGAAAAACAGACACTGATGGAGTTTGCACTGAAACACTGCAAAGACAACACTGTGCAGAAATGGCTGAAGGAAAATTCAGAGTCCAGAGCTTTCTTCAAACTTGTTGACATGTTTTGTTTCCTACACGAGGAAATCAATAAGAAAAGAACGAAGATAGACAAAGAGAACATTGACATCACCTTTCTTGCACATGGATGCATTAAAGAGTCCATGATCCAAGCCAGCTGTCTGCTCCCTCTGCCCACAATCGAAGATGTGATCCTCTATTCTCCATGGAACTGCCTTCTCATAGCTGATGCTGCATATGCTATCGCCACAGGACGCATAGAGCCTCAGCACAGGATCTTTGGCTGTAGAAAACATAAAGGCTGTGAAATTCCAGATAAAGACCACCAGCCCACCAACCTACACAACCACTGGAACTCAATGAAGAAGGCGGGAGCCCAGAAGATCCCAAACATCCATGTAAGTCCCCTGACTACAGACGATGGCGCGTGGAAACGGGTTGTTGAACTACAAGTTCAACAAGGTCAACCTGGGAGGAACCGTATCCTTGTTCCGTACATGCTGCCAGGAGAGACTGGTTCTTCAGACACAATCCCATTCTATGTTGTGACTCTGGCCCTATCTATGGTGCTCCACTTCTCCAGTTTGAAAGCCACTGTCCACCTCGCTGCCTGTCTGGGTAGAGCTACAACACTGTCTGATCAAGATTACCTGGACGAGCAGTACTGCTACACTATTGACGGCACATTCATGACATCATTGCTGAAAATGTTGAATAATAATGACCTCAGTGGATTCTTTAAAGCTCTGACTCATTGTTAA